The following proteins are encoded in a genomic region of Oncorhynchus kisutch isolate 150728-3 linkage group LG6, Okis_V2, whole genome shotgun sequence:
- the LOC109893574 gene encoding pyridoxal-dependent decarboxylase domain-containing protein 1 isoform X6 yields the protein MMVDPTLAEMGKNLNEAMKILEDGRNASDPDADRRQFSRSSIPGPLQGDGQDVASILQLVQNLMHEDEEEDKPSHRMQNVGEQGHMALLGHSLAAYISVLDRERLRKLITRIASDTTLWLCRLFRYESGSAYYHEDDREGLLKVCRLVINTRYEDYSTEGYTVLNSRQPVIYQSATCRPGLGQHLCSQLALPLSSLCTVPCNTMFGSQHQMDIALLDKLIREDVETGKLPLLLIANAGTPGAGHTDKLGRLKELCEQYGMWLHIEGVNLATLALWEVSSPVTAATRSDSMTLTLGPWLGLPAVPAVTLYRHEDPALSLAAGLTSSQPVEKLRALPLWLSLQYLGHDGIVEKIRHAVELSQQLLEKLKTLASIKTSVEDELNSPVVVFRFSQETSAESSGGSVEGYFAGEREVLDSLNRWLCERLAQLVPASGVDIVDLEDEGTCVRFTPLMTAAALGTQRSDVDLLVERLTELVPVLNCTLRLRLDFREEVYRHSALSYIEDLSWPGLGAVRYEPRVEELTDSKRKLEVEKINSELLVKLGDLDADLIFSTGLEFGPEKDCIFIGMATEDLDVAELVDTIAALGRDIEENGRLLENMTEVVRKGIQEAELQLQKDNQDKLMEEGVLRQIPLVGSVLNWFSPFQSTVKGRTFNLAAGSLDSTEPTYSMKAQTGGLASPETPTSSAKRLPGQRLFRREGAGGSDSHSETSSVGQAEDFSRERFPQPTTPSPVPDEAVSVVPESPETPQVPAEPEPTQENGEFGTQEEERQPDGQDAPVEETGR from the exons ATGATGGTCGACCCCACACTCGCTGAAATGGGCAAGAACCTCAACGAGGCCATGAAGATCTTGGAGGATGGCCGAAA TGCATCAGATCCGGATGCAGATAGACGACAGTTCAGCAGGAGTAGTATCCCTGGACCCCTACAGGGAGA TGGGCAGGATGTGGCCAGTATACTCCAGCTGGTCCAGAATCTCATGCatgaagatgaggaggaagacAAGCCAAGCCATCG GATGCAGAATGTCGGAGAGCAGGGTCACATGGCGTTGCTAGGACACAGCCTAGCAGCCTACATCTCCGTGCTGGACAGGGAGAGACTCAGGAAGCTGATCACACGCATCGCGTCTGACACAACACTCTGGCTCTGCAGACTCTTCAg GTATGAGAGTGGCTCAGCATACTACCATGAAGATGACAGAGAGGGCCTGCTGAAGGTGTGTCGCCTGGTCATCAACACCCGCTATGAGGACTACTCCACAGAGGGCTACACCGTGCTCAACTCCAGACAGCCTGTCATTTACCAGAGCGCCACCTGTAGGCCTGGCCTGGGACAGCACCTCTGCAGCCAA CTGGCTCTGCCTCTGTCCAGCCTGTGTACCGTCCCCTGTAACACCATGTTCGGATCCCAGCACCAAATG GACATTGCCTTGCTGGACAAGCTGATCAGAGAGGATGTGGAGACTGGGAAGCTTCCATTGCTGTTGATCGCCAACGCTG GCACCCCTGGGGCGGGACACACAGACAAGCTGGGCCGTCTAAAGGAGCTGTGTGAACAGTATGGCATGTGGCTCCACATAGAAGG GGTCAACTTGGCCACCCTGGCTCTGTGGGAGGTCTCCTCCCCCGTTACG GCGGCCACCAGGAGTGACAGTATGACCCTGACCCTGGGTCCCTGGCTGGGCCTGCCTGCTGTCCCAGCTGTCACCCTCTACAGACACGAGGACCCAGCCCTG TCTCTGGCAGCTGGTTTGACCTCCAGTCAGCCAGTAGAGAAGCTGCGTGCCCTGCCTCTCTGGCTCTCCCTGCAGTACCTGGGCCATGATGGGATAGTGGAGAAGATTAGACACGCTGTAGAGCTC AGCCAACAGCTTCTGGAGAAACTGAAGACTCTGGCTTCCATAAAGACTTCA GTGGAGGATGAGCTCAACTCTCCAGTAGTAGTGTTCAGGTTCTCCCAGGAGACCAGTGCAG AATCCAGTGGTGGTTCTGTGGAGGGCTACtttgctggagagagagaagtgctAGATTCCCTCAACAGATGG CTGTGTGAGCGGTTGGCACAGCTGGTGCCCGCCAGCGGGGTAGACATAGTGGATTTGGAGGACGAGGGCACCTGTGTCCGCTTCACCCCTCTTATGACCGccgcag CCCTGGGGACCCAGAGGAGTGACGTGGATCTGCTGGTGGAGCGGTTGACTGAGCTGGTTCCTGTGCTGAACTGTACGCTGCGTCTCAGACTGGACTTCAGAGAGGAGGTGTACCGCCACTCTGCCCTCAGTTACATAGAAGACCTCAGCTGGCCTGGCCTGGGAGCCGTCAG GTATGAGCCGAGGGTTGAGGAGCTGACCGACAGTAAAAGAAAGCTGGAGGTGGAGAAGATCAACAGTGAGCTGCTGGTGAAACTAGGGGATCTGGATGCAGACCTCATCTTCTCCACCG gCCTGGAGTTCGGACCCGAGAAGGACTGCATATTTATTGGCATGGCAACGGAGGACCTAGACGTGGCAGAGCTAGTGGATACGATAGCCGCCCTGGGGAGGGACATAGAGGAGAACGGCAGG CTATTAGAGAACATGACAGAGGTGGTGAGGAAAGGCATCCAGGAGGCAGAGCTCCAGCTCCAGAAAGACAACCAGGACAAACtcatggaggag ggtgtgTTGAGACAGATTCCTCTGGTCGGCTCCGTGTTGAACTGGTTCTCTCCGTTCCAGAGCACTGTGAAGGGCAGAACCTTTAACCTGGCTGCAG GTTCCCTGGACTCCACAGAGCCCACCTACTCCATGAAGGCCCAGACAGGTGGGCTGGCATCGCCAGAAACCCCTACCTCCTCTGCCAAGAGACTGCCGG GACAGAGGCTGTTCCGGCGCGAGGGTGCGGGGGGCTCTGACTCCCACAGTGAGACCAGTTCCGTGGGCCAGGCTGAGGATTTCTCCAGGGAGAGGTTCCCACAACCCACCACACCGTCCCCTGTCCCAGACGAGGCAGTTTCCGTGGTCCCTGAGAGCCCAGAGACCCCCCAGGTGCCGGCTGAACCCGAGCCCACGCAGGAGAACGGTGAGTTTGGTAcacaagaggaggagagacagcctGATGGCCAGGACGCACCAGTGGAGGAGACAGGCAGATAG
- the LOC109893574 gene encoding pyridoxal-dependent decarboxylase domain-containing protein 1 isoform X2 yields MMVDPTLAEMGKNLNEAMKILEDGRNASDPDADRRQFSRSSIPGPLQGDGQDVASILQLVQNLMHEDEEEDKPSHRMQNVGEQGHMALLGHSLAAYISVLDRERLRKLITRIASDTTLWLCRLFRYESGSAYYHEDDREGLLKVCRLVINTRYEDYSTEGYTVLNSRQPVIYQSATCRPGLGQHLCSQLALPLSSLCTVPCNTMFGSQHQMDIALLDKLIREDVETGKLPLLLIANAGTPGAGHTDKLGRLKELCEQYGMWLHIEGVNLATLALWEVSSPVTAATRSDSMTLTLGPWLGLPAVPAVTLYRHEDPALSLAAGLTSSQPVEKLRALPLWLSLQYLGHDGIVEKIRHAVELSQQLLEKLKTLASIKTSGVVSLSRIPPISGGSLRDLLGSLILSIVEDELNSPVVVFRFSQETSAESSGGSVEGYFAGEREVLDSLNRWLCERLAQLVPASGVDIVDLEDEGTCVRFTPLMTAAALGTQRSDVDLLVERLTELVPVLNCTLRLRLDFREEVYRHSALSYIEDLSWPGLGAVRYEPRVEELTDSKRKLEVEKINSELLVKLGDLDADLIFSTGLEFGPEKDCIFIGMATEDLDVAELVDTIAALGRDIEENGRLLENMTEVVRKGIQEAELQLQKDNQDKLMEEGVLRQIPLVGSVLNWFSPFQSTVKGRTFNLAAGSLDSTEPTYSMKAQTGGLASPETPTSSAKRLPGQRLFRREGAGGSDSHSETSSVGQAEDFSRERFPQPTTPSPVPDEAVSVVPESPETPQVPAEPEPTQENGEFGTQEEERQPDGQDAPVEETGR; encoded by the exons ATGATGGTCGACCCCACACTCGCTGAAATGGGCAAGAACCTCAACGAGGCCATGAAGATCTTGGAGGATGGCCGAAA TGCATCAGATCCGGATGCAGATAGACGACAGTTCAGCAGGAGTAGTATCCCTGGACCCCTACAGGGAGA TGGGCAGGATGTGGCCAGTATACTCCAGCTGGTCCAGAATCTCATGCatgaagatgaggaggaagacAAGCCAAGCCATCG GATGCAGAATGTCGGAGAGCAGGGTCACATGGCGTTGCTAGGACACAGCCTAGCAGCCTACATCTCCGTGCTGGACAGGGAGAGACTCAGGAAGCTGATCACACGCATCGCGTCTGACACAACACTCTGGCTCTGCAGACTCTTCAg GTATGAGAGTGGCTCAGCATACTACCATGAAGATGACAGAGAGGGCCTGCTGAAGGTGTGTCGCCTGGTCATCAACACCCGCTATGAGGACTACTCCACAGAGGGCTACACCGTGCTCAACTCCAGACAGCCTGTCATTTACCAGAGCGCCACCTGTAGGCCTGGCCTGGGACAGCACCTCTGCAGCCAA CTGGCTCTGCCTCTGTCCAGCCTGTGTACCGTCCCCTGTAACACCATGTTCGGATCCCAGCACCAAATG GACATTGCCTTGCTGGACAAGCTGATCAGAGAGGATGTGGAGACTGGGAAGCTTCCATTGCTGTTGATCGCCAACGCTG GCACCCCTGGGGCGGGACACACAGACAAGCTGGGCCGTCTAAAGGAGCTGTGTGAACAGTATGGCATGTGGCTCCACATAGAAGG GGTCAACTTGGCCACCCTGGCTCTGTGGGAGGTCTCCTCCCCCGTTACG GCGGCCACCAGGAGTGACAGTATGACCCTGACCCTGGGTCCCTGGCTGGGCCTGCCTGCTGTCCCAGCTGTCACCCTCTACAGACACGAGGACCCAGCCCTG TCTCTGGCAGCTGGTTTGACCTCCAGTCAGCCAGTAGAGAAGCTGCGTGCCCTGCCTCTCTGGCTCTCCCTGCAGTACCTGGGCCATGATGGGATAGTGGAGAAGATTAGACACGCTGTAGAGCTC AGCCAACAGCTTCTGGAGAAACTGAAGACTCTGGCTTCCATAAAGACTTCA ggtgtggtgtctctctctcggaTCCCGCCGATCTCAGGGGGCTCTCTACGGGACTTGCTGGGctctctcattctgtctatt GTGGAGGATGAGCTCAACTCTCCAGTAGTAGTGTTCAGGTTCTCCCAGGAGACCAGTGCAG AATCCAGTGGTGGTTCTGTGGAGGGCTACtttgctggagagagagaagtgctAGATTCCCTCAACAGATGG CTGTGTGAGCGGTTGGCACAGCTGGTGCCCGCCAGCGGGGTAGACATAGTGGATTTGGAGGACGAGGGCACCTGTGTCCGCTTCACCCCTCTTATGACCGccgcag CCCTGGGGACCCAGAGGAGTGACGTGGATCTGCTGGTGGAGCGGTTGACTGAGCTGGTTCCTGTGCTGAACTGTACGCTGCGTCTCAGACTGGACTTCAGAGAGGAGGTGTACCGCCACTCTGCCCTCAGTTACATAGAAGACCTCAGCTGGCCTGGCCTGGGAGCCGTCAG GTATGAGCCGAGGGTTGAGGAGCTGACCGACAGTAAAAGAAAGCTGGAGGTGGAGAAGATCAACAGTGAGCTGCTGGTGAAACTAGGGGATCTGGATGCAGACCTCATCTTCTCCACCG gCCTGGAGTTCGGACCCGAGAAGGACTGCATATTTATTGGCATGGCAACGGAGGACCTAGACGTGGCAGAGCTAGTGGATACGATAGCCGCCCTGGGGAGGGACATAGAGGAGAACGGCAGG CTATTAGAGAACATGACAGAGGTGGTGAGGAAAGGCATCCAGGAGGCAGAGCTCCAGCTCCAGAAAGACAACCAGGACAAACtcatggaggag ggtgtgTTGAGACAGATTCCTCTGGTCGGCTCCGTGTTGAACTGGTTCTCTCCGTTCCAGAGCACTGTGAAGGGCAGAACCTTTAACCTGGCTGCAG GTTCCCTGGACTCCACAGAGCCCACCTACTCCATGAAGGCCCAGACAGGTGGGCTGGCATCGCCAGAAACCCCTACCTCCTCTGCCAAGAGACTGCCGG GACAGAGGCTGTTCCGGCGCGAGGGTGCGGGGGGCTCTGACTCCCACAGTGAGACCAGTTCCGTGGGCCAGGCTGAGGATTTCTCCAGGGAGAGGTTCCCACAACCCACCACACCGTCCCCTGTCCCAGACGAGGCAGTTTCCGTGGTCCCTGAGAGCCCAGAGACCCCCCAGGTGCCGGCTGAACCCGAGCCCACGCAGGAGAACGGTGAGTTTGGTAcacaagaggaggagagacagcctGATGGCCAGGACGCACCAGTGGAGGAGACAGGCAGATAG